Proteins co-encoded in one Cytophaga hutchinsonii ATCC 33406 genomic window:
- a CDS encoding STAS domain-containing protein, translating into MKYTVEKTEKYVLFQLHEEKLTSITAPDLKTELVTLNAEGFNNIILNMTDVKYADSSGLSSILIGNRVCNNSGGLFVMCNVNDHVMKLLKISQLDTILTLLPTVEEGIDAVFLHEIQGDLEDEESAE; encoded by the coding sequence ATGAAATACACAGTTGAAAAAACAGAGAAGTACGTTCTGTTTCAATTACACGAAGAGAAACTTACTTCTATTACAGCACCTGATTTGAAAACAGAATTAGTTACGCTTAATGCTGAGGGTTTCAATAACATCATCTTAAACATGACAGATGTTAAGTATGCGGATTCATCGGGATTAAGTTCTATCCTGATCGGTAACCGTGTATGTAATAATAGTGGTGGTTTGTTTGTGATGTGCAATGTAAACGATCACGTAATGAAATTATTGAAGATCTCTCAGTTGGATACGATCTTAACACTGCTTCCAACAGTTGAAGAAGGTATTGATGCTGTTTTTCTTCATGAAATTCAAGGAGATTTAGAAGACGAAGAATCTGCTGAGTAA
- a CDS encoding ribonuclease Z, giving the protein MDFELFILGSSSATPSKGRYQSAQLLKIHNDYFMIDCGEAAQYQLSRYKLNHTKISHIFISHLHGDHFFGLVGLLSTMNLYGRKNPIHVFGPPGLDEIIQIQLKYSETLLQFPLHYTTLENEGSEHILDHPLVDVYTIPLEHRIRCNGFLFKEKPKSYKLNKSKLPEDLSLLEIAQLKQGIDVYDENGNVKALVREICMPALKSRSYAYCSDTKVNEQYFPYIKGVDLLYHESTFLDELADRAAKTYHTTAKQAAQVAKEAEAGKLIIGHFSSRYYDTEPFLLEASSIFKHTYLGTEGSSFYVSDRISHEDNS; this is encoded by the coding sequence ATGGATTTTGAACTATTCATTTTAGGTTCAAGTTCGGCAACGCCGTCAAAGGGCCGATATCAGTCGGCCCAACTATTAAAAATACACAACGATTATTTTATGATTGATTGTGGTGAAGCGGCACAATATCAATTAAGCCGGTATAAACTGAACCACACAAAAATCAGTCATATCTTTATAAGCCATTTGCATGGCGATCATTTTTTTGGCTTGGTTGGCCTGTTAAGTACCATGAATCTGTATGGAAGAAAAAATCCCATACACGTATTCGGCCCTCCGGGTTTGGATGAGATCATTCAGATACAGCTGAAATATTCTGAAACGCTTCTGCAATTTCCCCTGCATTATACAACACTGGAAAATGAAGGAAGTGAACACATTCTGGATCATCCCCTGGTAGACGTATATACCATTCCGCTTGAACACCGGATTCGCTGTAATGGTTTTTTATTTAAAGAAAAACCAAAATCATACAAACTCAATAAAAGCAAATTACCTGAAGATCTCAGCCTGCTTGAAATTGCACAGCTAAAGCAGGGCATAGATGTATACGATGAAAATGGGAATGTAAAAGCATTGGTACGTGAAATATGCATGCCTGCATTAAAATCGCGCAGCTATGCCTACTGTTCAGATACGAAAGTGAACGAACAGTATTTTCCATACATCAAAGGCGTTGATCTGCTGTATCATGAAAGTACCTTTCTGGATGAACTTGCAGACCGGGCTGCCAAAACATATCATACAACTGCTAAACAGGCCGCACAGGTAGCTAAAGAAGCCGAAGCAGGAAAATTAATTATTGGTCATTTCTCTTCCCGGTATTACGATACAGAACCATTTCTGCTGGAAGCCAGTTCTATTTTTAAACACACCTATCTGGGTACAGAAGGAAGCAGTTTCTATGTAAGCGATCGTATAAGCCATGAAGACAACTCTTGA
- a CDS encoding queuosine precursor transporter: MKTTLEQKRTNLFIVLAGIFITNAILAEMIGVKIFSLEKTFHLDPAQLSLFTDFKLDFNLTAGALIWPIVFISTDIINEYFGKKGVKKATYLAIGLIIYSFFVLFISTHTTPADFWLDVNNHDANGQPFNIDYAFQRIFSQGQSIIIASLTAFLIGQLLDVYVFHAIRASTGEKWLWLRATGSTLVSQLIDSFVVLFIAFYVLAGPNKWTLQQVLSIGIINYIYKFSVAVLLTPLLYVAHHFIDKYLGAKASEDVIDQANTSGYTD; encoded by the coding sequence ATGAAGACAACTCTTGAACAGAAGCGGACAAATTTATTTATTGTTCTCGCAGGAATTTTTATTACCAATGCTATTCTGGCTGAGATGATCGGTGTGAAAATATTTTCCCTGGAAAAAACATTTCATCTTGATCCGGCACAACTTTCTTTATTTACAGATTTTAAACTTGATTTCAATCTTACTGCCGGAGCGCTGATCTGGCCGATCGTTTTTATTTCCACAGATATCATTAATGAATATTTTGGCAAAAAAGGCGTGAAAAAAGCCACCTACCTGGCCATTGGATTAATTATTTACAGCTTTTTTGTCTTATTCATTTCCACACATACAACTCCTGCCGATTTTTGGCTTGATGTCAATAACCACGATGCAAACGGCCAGCCCTTTAATATTGACTATGCCTTTCAGCGGATCTTTTCTCAAGGACAGTCCATTATCATAGCATCGCTTACAGCATTCCTGATCGGACAATTGCTGGATGTATATGTGTTTCATGCGATCCGTGCATCAACAGGTGAAAAATGGTTGTGGCTCCGCGCTACAGGTTCAACACTGGTGTCGCAGCTGATTGATAGTTTTGTTGTTTTATTTATTGCTTTTTATGTGCTTGCCGGTCCCAATAAATGGACACTGCAGCAAGTACTTTCCATTGGTATCATCAATTATATCTACAAGTTCAGTGTAGCCGTACTGCTTACGCCGCTGCTGTACGTAGCGCATCATTTTATCGATAAGTATCTTGGAGCAAAAGCATCCGAAGACGTAATTGACCAGGCCAATACGTCCGGCTATACCGACTGA
- a CDS encoding RNA methyltransferase, producing MLTKQTVKFTKSLQNKKFRRLYNQFIIEGEKSVLEVLSSDFKIQKLLVTSYFHAKYKELLAPFSGIIELAGDTELDSIGSLQSNDAAIAVCAVNEVLLPETIKGEWVIALDNINDPGNLGTIIRIADWYGISKIICSEDTADFYNPKVINASKGSFLRVKVHYTDLSAFLKQQRVSVYGADLHGENIHTASFKEVGILVMGNEAHGISEGVKACITQMLTIPRFGQAESLNVGIATAICCDRIKSAQSV from the coding sequence ATGTTAACGAAACAGACTGTAAAATTCACTAAATCTCTTCAAAATAAGAAATTTCGAAGACTTTATAATCAATTTATTATTGAAGGCGAGAAGTCTGTATTAGAAGTACTTTCATCTGATTTTAAAATTCAAAAGCTATTAGTGACTTCTTATTTTCATGCCAAGTACAAAGAGCTACTCGCACCGTTTTCAGGCATTATTGAGCTTGCGGGTGATACAGAGCTGGATTCAATAGGCTCTTTGCAAAGCAACGATGCTGCTATCGCTGTATGTGCCGTAAATGAAGTGTTATTGCCGGAAACCATTAAAGGTGAGTGGGTGATAGCCCTGGATAATATCAATGACCCCGGTAATCTGGGAACCATTATACGTATTGCGGATTGGTATGGAATCAGTAAAATCATCTGCTCTGAAGATACAGCAGATTTCTATAACCCTAAAGTTATCAATGCTTCCAAAGGTTCATTTTTGCGTGTAAAAGTTCATTATACGGATCTGTCAGCTTTTTTAAAGCAACAACGTGTATCGGTGTATGGTGCAGATCTTCATGGGGAAAATATACACACCGCTTCATTTAAAGAGGTAGGTATATTGGTTATGGGCAATGAAGCGCATGGCATCAGTGAAGGCGTTAAAGCATGCATTACGCAGATGCTGACTATTCCAAGGTTCGGACAGGCTGAGTCGTTAAATGTTGGGATTGCTACAGCGATATGCTGCGACCGCATCAAATCTGCTCAGTCGGTATAG